The window TAACCAAAGAAGACCAGCTGATGTTTGATGCAGAGGCAAATGAGATGAGAAAAATTCCATATAAAGAAGCTATAGGTAGCTTATTCTATGCCAACCAAGGAACAAAGCCGGATATCGCATACGCGGTAGGCCTAGCTAGCCGATTCTGTCAAGACCTAAGGAGATTACATTGGACAACGGTGaaacgaatatttatttacctgAAGGGAACTTTCTCCACGAAACTAGTCTTCGACATCAAAGCTAATCGAAAAATTGAAGGTGACAGCGACTCTGACTGGGCGAACGACGCCGACAACAGACATTTGATTACTGGAAGCATTTTCCTCTTCCAAGGAGGACCTATATCCTGGCAAAGCAAGAATCAACGCACAGTAGCGTTATCCACAACGGAGGCCGAGTACATGGCGCTATCTTCAACGGCACAAGAAGCTTTATGGTTACATGCAATAGCCAAAGAGCTGGGCCCCGACGCTATTTTACCTGAAGTCACAATTTTCTGTGATAATAAAGGAGTTTTAGATCTGGCAAAAAATGTTGGATATCGTCCAAGAATAAAGCACATAGACATTAGGCACCACTTCCTTCGGTAATGTGTCGAGTAGAAGGAAATCAGCGTAAAATTCATCCCAATCGAGGAAATGACAGCAGATGTCCTAACTAAAGATTTATTTGGACCCAAGCTGCAAAAcattaaatttcaaatggggctgaaatatttttaaatgaatcgattttttttacatatttttgtcattttcgTTTATGTGGGGTTGTTGAGAAACTGTAAACTCaatttgaacaaaaaataagtTCCCGCCCCTTTTATAGTCAAGGCCAATTGCGGCTATCTTGATCGATGTATCGATCCAAGGTATCGATTCCTGTCGAATTGAATAACACTTTTTCTTGTCTCacaggggaaaaaaataagaaaaaaaacacagaACGATAtagatttgtttaattaatatcccATGTGCATAATCCTGTTCCATCACGTCATGTGCAAACTAGACTACCTTATgtactattttcttcttctttttcttttcttcttcatcttcttttgaTGAGGTCTGCTAGGGATCACGTGCCAATTTCAATTCTTCACACTTAGCTGTTTTCTCTTCCGTTCCCTCCTTCATCTTTCTGTTCTCAGACCACTTCGCACCAGGTTTCTTCTTCAATCTTCCTTGAAATCTTTCCATGCTTAATACCCTCTTTctaaaaatctctctctctctagtttcttcctcatttatattatttctttctagatctttctagatctttctttaccttttaTCCAGCTAGCTATTGTCTTTTTCTCCCAAAGGTACATGAGTATCCTTTTTGTTAGTCTGGAATCATCCATTCTATAAATATGACCAAAAAATTGCagtcttcttttccttatcgtttttgttatGCCTTCTATGTTCCTGTATATTTCATCATTAGATCTTAATTTCCATTCTTCTGTTGTTTTCACTGTACCTAAAATTTTCCTCATGATTCTCCTTTCTAGTACTTCTAATTTATCTACTCTATAATTTAGTACCAAGCATTCACTCGCGTATAAGCATTCCGGTTTCACTACTGTAGTGTAATGcattattttaagatttttagataaacactttttgttataaaaattcttagtGATACTATACGCCCTTTCCATCTTGCGTACTCTTTCTTCTACTGCAGATTTTTCTAAACCATTTTCTTGACTTATTTCTCCCAggtatttgaatttctttactttttccacTGGACCAATATCTgtagttaaaaatttttgagcGTTCttgatatttgtaataaatttagttTTTTCTACGGAGATTTTCAAACCTGCTTTGTTAGCTATTTCTTCCAAGAGATTGATTTGTGTTGTTGCACTTTTAGGTTGTTTGACACTATAGTAAAATTGTCTGCAAATGCTAGACAACTTATTTCAAtgcctttgttttttctccccaaagttactttttcttttattttttccttatttatttatttattaatatctcgCGGAATTTTTAAACTTCGATTTTAAACTATGACTTTAATCGTTTTCGGTTCACTGAATCTTTATAACATGCGTGAGATATTCTATCctgggaaaaaaggaaaaatcaagTGAAAGgcaaaatgtaatttatttgtaaatttcatttgtttcactttttttttatttttcgttaatttctttcttctttttttttatacttttttcgtCGATGAGTATTgattaaaagaacaaaagagataTACGATCCATAAACAAAACTGAAGaatagaaaacagaaaaaaaaagaaaagaaaaaagaatttcccGATTTTTTCCAAAAATTGTAGAGAAGTAAATATtcaattgtaatataaatcgGTTGTTAAACGTTTCTTTTCGAACGAATGAagctctctctgtctctgtctctctatttacctatctatctatctatcttatctctctttctttttctctctctttctctctctctttctctttctctctctgctcATTTATCTATTCATCAATCTATCTTTTTGACTTTATGTCtagttcatatattttttttctctgttccttgatcttttctcttttctttttaattcgattacgATAGAATTTATTCATCATATACAGCGCATTGTTAGAACTGGACGCAATCAGTAGTCACTGATTTTAACGATTTTCCgtgttctttctttgtttttcttttcttttttatttatttttgtcattttcttttctcgacgtTCCTATAAAGGAGGAAAAGTGAGTgaagaagagagtgagagagagtaggagggagggagagttGTAAATGTAACTGTCCGATCGATATATTTTgagatatttcataaaatatcttaTGATACTTTATCATATCGAACATGATGGTGCTTTTTCAAAAGATATGTGCAAAAATGTCATAGAATTCTGGCTAATTTCCAGAATCTAATTAGTATGTAACGTGAGCATGTGTAGAATGTATTTTCGATATTCATTATggttttttataaatacatatttctttgttatgttctatatttttttataatttttttcttcttttttacaatttctatttatctatcttagttataattatatataattataactaaactaattattaatataattatatctaattatattttcctatataggaaaatataattaattcaatatattcaaaattgtTATATCGTCTAATCCATATAGTCAAAATCGAGATGTTTAAAAAGaactttcataataaatattttctaacataaataaataaatgattttgatGTTTACTAGATATTCGTTTTGGATagtttaaatatatctttgtataaaatttattaaattatcagtCACGTCgggtataataatttatcttataCTTTTTGAAGgtagattttttatatatttttcttttccttttcttctattccaTAAATCcccataaattttcaattgaatttatatcaaacgatttgttatatatttttataggatGAATCGTTGAATCgttgaattttatattgaatcaTTGATAATCCAAAGATAATTTCTAATAGTATTTATTACCTAGTATGTCTAATGATATATGTAATGTTATAGTAGTGTTTGATGTAGCACATATATCGCGTGTACGTAAGGAACTTTTGGAATCTCATATTACCGTTGAAAAATATCGGCATTGCCTTTaagagaacgaacgaataatcaTTCAAATAAAACGAGCTCGTCCAAACGAacatcattttctctctctctctctctctctctctctctcttttcctctctagTATAGTTCTATTCATAGAAAATTGTCTACAAAATAGGTCATCAAATTGTTTCTATAttgttaatttgttaatttgaatgaaaaaggaCTTTATATGAACAAAAATCCTTCCGAATTGTTTTCTTCGCCTATTTTAGCCCTCTTGTTTGTATATTTGACGAATTTTTGTAGCCTAAGAACGATTGATCGATTTTCCTGAAGCTTTTcgtctcttattttctttcttttgtcttttttttcctaacatTTAGATCACACATAGCAATCAAATGCGCGTTCAATTTGTCACATTAAATGtgaacgatatatataatttaatttaaaaaagaccGCACGAATTTGcgtaaattttgtttattaaatatgaaaacatACATTACtgtgtcattattatctgtCCAGAATTTTCTATCCATTTTGATGGTATATCTAcagatattattatgtttgCCACggaatatacatttaaatctTGAATATAGCCTTGTTATTATACAAGACAAAGGATTTGATCCCAAACCTGCTTTTCTTTGATGGTATATATTGTTTGAAATAACATCTTCttttaaacaataacaaacttTCATCCatacataatttttcatatggATAATATGCAGTTTTAaaggatattattaattatttaaaaatatagtatatttttatgattggATCGTGatttttaatgttgttatcatAAAAATGCTGGTACTTTAGTAATAATGTATATCGATctcttgatattatttctcCAAATGATTCTGTTCTTATCATCTTATCCTTATACGAATGTTCGGATATAGATATCTTATGTATTCGTGCTATTAGCATGGTAACCAAAGAATTATACATTTCGGGAACAGTAGATTTATGtacattttgttttaatttctctATTCTCGTTATCaaattcgaaaattataaGTTGGAAATCTCCCTGGGTCCAGGAAAACttatttttacgttttattttGCTTTGGTGTAGCTTTGTGTTATTCTCTTCCGATTTTAATGAAGAGGTTAAAAGACGACGATTTTTAATCATACTCTTATAAAAAGGAACAAGCATTTTAAAATTACTTGTTTATTCAGAATCagaatcattaattttatcatgttTGCATGCACTTTTTCtgatcattttcttatttcaatttGTCGTTTTAaggacaaaacaaaaaaataactgtaaaatataaataaatatatttaaataatttattactaatGGAATATGTAATTGCTGAATTAGCATTCACTTACATTTAACTGAAATAAGATCTAGCGGAATTCTGATCGATAAAATTGTCCGATCGTCTATAGGCGCCTTTCATATCAATAGACCGAACTAGGTTAGGTGCCTGTAACTGTTTACAGAaccataattaatttttaaagtttTTAGCCGTCTACAGTACCACAAGCGCAAGTTTTTCAAGCTCCTTTAGACGCCAATAGTAGTTGAAGGGTTAATGCATGAGAGATCAGtttctcatttaaaaatatttcctttatacgtacttaataatcaatttgaaaaattttaatattcaacCAACTTTTAACGTTTATATGTACTGTGTGTTTTATATgtatagtgtgtgtgtgtgtttatatataagagaagatgaatttattatacatacaatcttattcaaaatatttcacaactacgattaataataatcgattagaacaaattattatctaaattcATCTATTTCATATCAATTCTGGATTTAgtaaagttaaaaaatatatacgtatttaagcaaattttttttcaacatttacGATCAACCTAGTGAAAAATCGTTTcagtattagtagtaatagtaacaatagtaatagtaccaatagtagtagtaacatcagtagtagtagtaacttTTTGACTGGTCATGcaatttaaattcaaaattcCTACTGCATGTAACATTTTCTTTCCGAAATGATGTTGTGACTTTTGTAGCTATAAGTAGAGAATACACTTTGAACTtactattacattatatataatagtaacaaatatattttttgttattgacgCTTATACCAGTACCAGTCTAAATAACTGGTGCACATTTCTATGAAGaaattctgtaaaaaaaagacattgGGGAAGCTATAACAATTGATGGGTACTGCAATGTTTTATCGACACAGAAATATGATTTCTGGAGAATCATAAGACCGATGTATTACATATTGGCGATTTTACTGAGATTCTGCGATATATTCGTTTCGACAAAAGAAATCAGAGGAGTCGACGTTTGCAAACAGACAAATTCGCTTTAGTCTCAGCAGTTTGGgacaaatttattgaaaacagTCAAAATTGCTTCAAACCGGGAGCTTATATTACCATGGATGAGCAACTCTTTCCAACAAAGGCCAGATGCAGATTTACCTTGTATATGCCAAACAAAGCCCATAAATTTGGTATAAAATTCTGGCTGGCGTCTGATGTACAGATGAAATATTTGGTAAGTGGGTTTCCGTATTTAAGAAAAGACGAGGCTCGAGATGCATCAAACCCCTAAGCGAATTTGTTGTAATGAGACTTCTTGAACCGTATACCATGACGGGTCGAACTGTGACAaccgataatttttttacaagttTTTCTTTGGCGTTAAAATTAAGATCTAAAAATACCTTGTTGCTTGGAACAATACGCGCAAACAAGAGGGAACTGTCGAAAACCTGCAAACTGAAAAAAGACGGCATGGCTCGTTTCTCAACGTCGTTATATCAATCCAATGGATGCACTCTTATCGTTTACAAGagtaaatcaaataaaaaagtacTTATACTAAGTACAAATCATAAACACGCCACAATTGATAAAACTGCTAAAAAATTACCTGAAATtgtatcgttttataataGAACTAAATTTGGCATCCATGTCACTGATCAAATGGCACGAAAATATACCGTGAAATCAAGTTCCAGAAGGTGGCTACTTTAagtctttttcaatattttagatTTAGCCGGAATAAATTGCTGGATATTGTACTAAAATACAACATGAGAAAATATCACACGTAAAGACTTTTTGTTTTGATTAGCAGAAGAGCTTGGTTCAGAATATCGGACTTCAAGGCAAAAACCACACGAAGCCGATATACCAACTACAAGTGTTACGGTTCCTGTACGCAAATGGTGTCAAATAGAATATTGCAACAACAATAAGACTACAAAAATTTGCAATATATGCAAAAAAAGTGTATGCAGAAAGTGTACACACAGCAAAATCTACATATGCAACAATTGTGATGGACAAACTGTAAACAATTGAGCGTTTTGTTTCTTGATAATGTCTATGAATCcatttatctattaaaatcgatattaatcaaCTTTTTTGTCATGTTTTAATTGTGAATAAAGACTGGAAGCCTCAATAAGGATTTTTTTTACACCAGTCATTCTGACTGGTTTTGGTAGAaatagtatattaaaataGCCGGTATATCTAGTGTTAATAAATCTTAATCCTATCAGTTTTTAtctaatgaatataaattaaattaacattcTTTGCAATAGCGTTAGAtacgttaaatataaatacatacgtacgtgaaatgaaaatattaaatgtaaactcaaacgatattttttcaatgacGTTACTTCTATGAATTTCAAGGATAGACACTTCGTGTGATCTGACGCAGAATAGACGTGATTGCAGGACGTCTcgtctcttatctttttctaccttcctttctctcttctctctctctctctctctctctctctctctctttatctctgaaattgaacaaaataaagaaataggaGGTAAATAAATGTGTGAGTCAGTAAGATAAGGAAATGAAGAGTGAATGTGTGAATGAAAAAAGTGAAGACATTGTGTGTATTTCGATAAGAAAGAGCAATATTGAGTGAGGGCGTGAGTGAGAGaggtatataaatagattgaCAAATAGGTAATCAGTTAGAGAAATTGATAGAGAAATAGTGAGTGAATGTGTGaggaatagaatagaaaaatagtgATTGAGTATGTGAATGAGTAAATTggaaaaatgatcgatatttcaccaaattaaagaaataatgagtGAGTAaatgagtgagaaagatagataaaaaaataatgaatgagtAAGACGGAAAAGTCATAAGTGTTTCATTGAGacagataaataataagtgTTTTATTGAGACAGAGAAATAGTGAGTTAGTGTATGAGCGggtaagatagagagatagttaATCTGTGCttgagtaaaataaaaaaatagtgaattaattgaataagATACAGAAATAGTAGTGAATGGTttgtgagaaagatagaataataaatgtgtgagtgaattaaatatagaaatgtatgatatatatgttatatctgtatgcgtgtgtatatagtaacaatattaacttaaaaaaggtaaaaaagaaattaaaaatgaaattgaaaaatataaaggataCTGAAAAcggattaataattaaattcttccctgtttaataaaacgaaaaataaaaatttatataatgaaagataACTCGAATTATGCGACTAATTGTTTTCAATTCTTGTCAGATGTCacaactttttattattatcataattattattattattactatccctTCTAAAGCTTATATTTTCAGAAAGTGAACccatgaattttttatatcttgtctggataataaaaaaagaaagaaaaggaaagactttcctgaatattaaaaagagaatatttgaCGATTAACTCTTAAcggaatttttatataccgCTTACGCGAGAATAAGAGTAAAACATAACGAAAAGATATCGAATCCGTTTCAatgaagaattttttcttatgtaaTTGAATCCACCCCATtgatagatattatttcaataactgCAGCATAATTTCTGCCGGAGTTATATCGATTCTTATTTATCCAAGTACAAAATCGCTCGTTTTTCTGACATTACGCCAATACTCCGTTGTATTTCGAATAGCATCGTTGCAAGAACattatgttcttgttaataagatttcaacttttcatgtTTTGACGATAAAATACGTGaaaattgacgaaaaacgtaaCGAAAGGAAATCAAATACCTCGAATCCGTTTCAACTATAATCTGTTTCTTATGTAATTGAATACGCCACGTAATTGAAACATTTTCACAACTGTGATACTACTTCAGTTCGAAGTTATTTCGATTCGTGTCTATTTGAGTCTATTAATCAAATAGActatttgattaataaatagtcTATTTGAGTCTATTTGATTAATAGACTCAAATAGTCTCGCAAGcgagttatattcttgttactttcaTGATATTGCATTGGTAGAATCCATTTTCAAAGGAATCAGACAAGAATTCAACTTTTCATGTTCTGTCTATTGCCCAAATTCGCGCATCCTTACGTATGTTACGTGAAacgtaacaaaagaaaaacaaatatgtcgaatttgttataaacaagacgtatttattatgtaaatcTGTCTGTCAAATCCACtagtaatattttcataattgtgTCGCAGTAGGAGTTATATCCATTCTTACACATTTAAGTACAGAATGTCATATTTCTCCAACATTACGCATATTTTCCGTTGCACGTTGAATAGTTTTCAcgcatttatattatattcttaatacTCTCGCTAAGCTGTGTTGATAAAAGTAGATTTCGGAATAATCGTacgagatttgaaattttcgtCTTGTGGCGAATGTCACTTATGAGAAAATAGGCATAAACGTAATAGAAGGATATCAAAAATCATGAATCTGTTTAAAACGTGATACCCTTTTTATGTAAAACATTCCGCTGATCTGTTTggtaaaaattattagacTATGGTCAAATTTTTCGGAgttatttcgtttcttatctATATGTGTCAagaatcgtaattatctttgatattacGCCAATTTTCTGGTGCTGTTTGAAATGTATTCTCGCAagcacgttatattcttgttatttctttattcagcGTCGATAGAATCCGTTTTCGGAGTAATCGgaagagatttcaacttttcgtactTCGAAGATAGCTTTCTAATGGATAATAGACGTAAAATGTAACGAAATGATATCAAAAACATCGAATCCGTTTAAAACGGGTCTTGATTCCTATGTAATACGGTTCGCTGAATCAGCTGCTAACGTTTTCTAAACTGTTTAACAACTTATGTCAATGTTATTTCTATTCATACCTATCTATGTCAAGAAACGCACGTTTCTCTGATATTACGCCAATTCTCTGCTGATGTTCAAAATAAATCCTTGATAGCGCTTCATATACTTGTTACTCTATTTAATTTGCGTCGATAAAGTCAAGAAATTGTACTGTATCTTTCCAAGcacattatattcttattactttctCTATTCTGTGTCAATAGAATTCATTTTCAAAGGAATCGGAAGAGATCTTGACTTTTCATGTTCTGGCGATGAACGAATATGGGCGAAAAGGCgtaaaatttaacgaaatgATATTAGAAACCTCGAATCCATTTAAAACGAGACTCGATTCTTACGTAACGCAGTCTGCTGAATTtgtttgtaacattttttgtACTTTGATATAACTTCTTTCTGAATTATGTCGTTTTTCACTTATCTTGATTGAAAATCGTTCCTTTTTGTGTTATTATACGCTATTTCTTTAATGCGTATTATATACTATCAAGCACTACATTTACTTGTTACTCTCTTCATTCCGCGTCGATAAAATCCATTTTCAAAGGAATCGGAAGAAAGTTTTACTTTTCTTGTTACAACGATGAGCATATATTGGTGTAGAGGCGAAGAACTTAAAGTAATGATTTCTGGTACAACTTATATAGGATTTATATCGTTCTTTCTTaagtatttgtatttataattgcACGTTTATCTgatattattcgataattcTTCGATGCTTTTCCTATTGTATCATCGCATGCactttatcttcttgttaatctccttattctgcgtcgataaaATAGGTTTACAAAGGAATCGGATGggatttccatttttcttgtttctataATTGACGTATACGGGCGAAGAGGCGTAAAGCgtaacgaaataaaatcagAAACCTTGAATCTGTTTAAAACGAAGCTTGTTTCTTATGTAACGCATTCTGCTGAATTggttggtaacattttctgaACTGTGACACATCttctatatgttttatattgttttttatctatctggTACAGTCAGTATATTGCAGTATATCACCTCACGAATGTAGATTTAATCCATTAACTTCTCCGTCCTTATCCTTTTCCatccaattttatttaattgcagtaattttcttaatcatcgatattgaaatctttttaattctagCATTTATTCCAGCTTTACCTTTTCGCTAAGGACAGATTATACGGCGCACTACTCCCGCGGTACGGGCCATCGCGACACGGGTGTGCACTTGCGGAAGAACTGAAATCGCCCGCTGTACGTTCAATACCGCTGCATCTTATGCAGAGTAACTGCAGTCACTCGTAGAAAGGAAAGAGTTAACAAATTATCACATAAcagtatatttttaacaaattatcaCATAATGCCATTAGAAGATATTAAGTTAACAATTTTAAGTTAACATTCTTCATAGTCCATTGCATGACATTAGAACTTGATGGATGTAAAGTATTGACTACATCATCTTCTTCTGATTCGGAGGTACTAAGTACATTTTTACTCCGAATTCTCATTGCCTTTTTTCtggcacaattattatttatctcaatTTCACTGTCTGAGTCCGATAATAGATCATGCGTGGCATAGTTCTCATTTtcgttcttcctcttttttagcAAATTTGTATTCATCtctaaagtataaaaaataaataagaaataaaataaaatgcaatggtgcggaaaaaaaaataaaagcacaTACCGTGAATATGTCTCAAACGAGTGAATAAAACTTAGGCAAGTGTACTGTCGAAACGTTACTTTTATACTGATATTCATATTGCCACTTACAAATCTAAGAATGCAAAACAAATGCCAAATAATGGCTATGGGTTGCCATGGATACAACATATATGTAGACTGTTCGTGCAAACGCACGAACATCCTAATGTAGCGAGCGTCAGGCGTTGGGTGACTATAGTCACCGCTCGTACGTAGTGAGCGTCAGGCGTTGGGTGACTATGGTCACCGCTCGTAGCGAAAGGGTTAAAtcaattgaataaatttatattaatgattagttttatttctatcaatttatatttttttgattattggATTAATTTATGAATGATATGAATGATCTATTATTTGATCAAAATAACAGGATATTAgttaattttataacatttattttgcagataaatattatttttttttaattatatctttaaaacgaaggaaaaaatttctctttaatttcgacttaaaaatttgattatttatttaatttatattaattttataattattttattaactttacttttttataatttaacctAACTTATTAGATTTAATTTATGTTAACTAAACTAaacttaatttaatttaatgtaatttattttaatttaatttaattgaaatcaaaaacagataaattatatctattaatttcattgatttataaattttcaattaaattaattcttttaatataatataatttatctaaaatatttcatattcactacaaaaataataattaataaccaaaacctatttataaatttttacttaaatctatctttctaacattaaaaataaaattatatttattgcattctatttaatttatttaatttaacttattttaaattatataattatatttcttatttcttatttttatttctatttcttactcaataatatttatctcatctattatattttaattaaattaattctcctcattcttttatttttcttttaattttccaaaattaattatttttatcatttaaattattatttattcttattttaatttattaacaaaattcttctattaatattaacatcatTCTATAAATcaactataatatttgtatatatatatatatatatgtaaagaaagtatactttctctaggtagatttgtcacgcgtctcatggcccgcccttcctttgtttttgttatctacaaattcttttgttacctacaaagcgagccgttaagatttggggagagaaactggcagtaagaaatagaacgtagacgagagaagtagtacgagagtaaaatataaaatttaacagagtgaacaataaacgtgaattgtcgtttctttgttcacagagaaacatat of the Vespa crabro chromosome 4, iyVesCrab1.2, whole genome shotgun sequence genome contains:
- the LOC124423597 gene encoding uncharacterized protein LOC124423597 produces the protein MGFVWHIQGKSASGLCWKELLIHGNISSRQFYYSVKQPKSATTQINLLEEIANKAGLKISVEKTKFITNIKNAQKFLTTDIGPVEKVKKFKYLGEISQENGLEKSAVEERVRKMERAYIVKPECLYASECLVLNYRVDKLEVLERRIMRKILGTVKTTEEWKLRSNDEIYRNIEGITKTIRKRRLQFFGHIYRMDDSRLTKRILMYLWEKKTIASWIKGRLKKKPGAKWSENRKMKEGTEEKTAKCEELKLARDP